From the genome of Cynocephalus volans isolate mCynVol1 chromosome 15, mCynVol1.pri, whole genome shotgun sequence:
ACCCAGGTAAACATAACTGAACACAAATGGTTCCAAAGCTCATTTAAAAAGCTAGTTTCTATTTTATACTGGCTTGATGAAAACTGGTATTATacaaaagcagaaatttttaCACCGTCTTAAAGTAggcactaaaataaaaatggtcaTCTAAGGCAGAGCTACGCATACATTTCTGTAATAAATCCACATCCCAGAATCCTACTGAAAAGCTTGATGGAAACGTGGGAGGGTGGTGCTTGTGCTTAAACTACTGGTAAAAGCTGCTGACAGTGAGTGCAGAGACCCAAGACCTATAGTGTTTGCAGGATCCTGAAGATCCTGTGTTTGTGTGGGGAGCTGGGAAACAGAAGAATGTGCTTCTTCTTGGGAGTAGCTCATTCCGAGGCTCCCCACTGATATAGGATTATAGGGAGGACCATTTAATGGTATGAAATTAAACAACTGAGAAAAATCCAATGCTGGTGTGTTTAGAGGGTCACTGATAGAAATAGAGCTTTTTGATAGGGAGAGGTCCCCTGCACCATCATCTAGGGACCCGATCTGTGGATCCAACCCTAGCTTAGATGATGATGCTTGAGAATCCTGGGATGAAGAGGGCATGCCACCTTGCAACTCCATCAGGTAACTCTCAATTTCCCCCTTTAATGGCTGTTCTTTTTCAGGAATAGAAATTGCATATGAGGTAGAACTGAATGGGTATTTGAAAGAAAGGTGGTGAGAGGGATGAACAGCATCCATATCTATTGGGCATGTCATTCCTAAAGGTAAAGTTGTGATCATTTGGTGGGCAGATCCCGAGCTCTGCATGGACTGAAATGGAGTGTTATAGAGGTTTAACTGCAAAGTGTTTGTGAATGGCTTTGATAACAGTTCACTGGAAGGTAAGGACATCACCGGAAGGAGCTCATCTTTTATAGGCACAGACACGTTGCAGGTAAATGGATCCAGGAAATCCACTGGTTCTGTTTTGACCTTCAGAAGCTCTTGATTGTGACTCTTCTTCATGTGTCGAGTCAGGTGATCCTTTCGTCCGAATCTCTGTGCACAATACTGACAGAGGAAGTCCTTTCTTCCAGTGTGCACCACCATGTGTCTCCGGACATCCTTTCGGGTGTAGAACCGGCGATCACAATGCTCGCActggtgctttttttctttaatcccaCCAGACGACTTGCCTGCATGAGATTTAAGGTGCTCTAGAAGCACTCCTGTGCTTTCAAAAGTCTGCAAACACACCTTGCAGGTGAGGTCACCACTTGTTGCGGCATGCAAGGCCAAGTGACGTTTGAACCCAAGCTTGGTGTTGTAGTTCTTGCCACATTCTTCACACTTAAACGTCTCTTTGTTAGGGTCATGTGTATGGAGGTGATTCTTCAGATGATCTTTCCGGTGAAACATTTTCTCACAATAATTACACTTGTGGGTTTTCTCAGGAGAATGAGTAGCCATGTGCCTTTAAACACAGATATATTCTGTAAGTGATTATCATGACAAAAATGGTATGTATTCACTTTTCAAATGGTAGCTAAACTACTATGCTAACACAGAATTCCCTCAATAATGGAAACTGTTTAACTTAATATATACCACAAGGATAGTTAATATACCTAAATACTGCAAAACTTGAGCCATTTAAATTGCCACTTTAGTTTTTGCTGGTTTCAGTTATCATTACAAAAACAAATGAGCAAGCCTGAATATACTCACGTAAATGTCCATAcccttttcttgttttaatttctttctacaaatggaaattctactcttagtaagcattttatttttaaaaaatccaaagacACTAACATATAAAACTATGTGATTTAGTATATTAAAAAGTAGCCAATGTCTAATCTACTTAACATTTCCTCTCTTcaaattatctgaaaaatgtGTATACAAATACATACGTTTACAATGGCTTCAAATGGCcaacataagagaaaatataatcTGAAAGACAAATAGAGTTTAATACCTTTGTAATTTGTACTTAGAAACAAAGGCCTTGGTGCAGTCTTGTTGTATGCACTTGTAGGGCCTCTCTCCTGTGTGAGAGTAGGAGTGAACCTTTAATTTCTCAACACTGTTAAAGGCCTTGTCACACAGTTGGCAAGGAAAGTTTTTTCTTGGTTTGGTTTCACCACGCTTACGTTTCCCTGAAGGGACTTTCTGGGTATCTCTTACTTCTGACAAATCACCAGGAATGACAGTGGCCATCGCAGCCTAAACCAGGCCTTCTTGTTGGACACTTGGGAACTGCCCAACTCCACTAAATGATATAGCTTTAGGTGGCTTCTCAAGTTTCATGTGGTcgtaaaagaaagcaaaaagggactggaaaaaaaaaataagaaacaactaGTTTGTAActaaactcaatttttaaaaattttatttgctatGTGATgcttttgaattaaaaaagaaaccataaaatgGATTCAGCTGGTCTAATGTAATATCTGTAGGTTTctttatatttgtcaaaattcatataAATGCATTGCTCAGAATGAACAGTTCATACATACCCTGAAATTCCACCTGACAAATGTACTTAGGCATAGCAGCACTGATTTCAGGAACTCTCAGGATGCATCAAAACATGATTCTAAAAGTGGCATTATTAAGCATCAATTTTCACAAGGAATTAGGGAATGTAAATCTAACTGAAAACGTAATTATGTTTCAGCAAATATTTCAGTGTCTAAAAGTCATTCTAATTTGTGCACATCAGCTCTAGTCACACTCTgtatttattaaaggaaaatagagATAAGCATTTGTAAACTCTTCTAGGCACCTCATGAGCCACTGAGTCTATGGAAGAACTACTCAATGCAAAGATACTAGAGGCCTGAAAGAGTCCAACGCACCACCCAAAGtgaaaatttattctttacaCCAGTGTCATCATACTCTGAGGAATATCTGAGTCAAGAGCAGAAATGATTTCTCTCTATAACAAATACACATTCTTGAAATGCTAAAAACTTTTGATGTTATATTAGGTAAAGAGCATGGCTTCTTGTCATTTTGGGGGAAAGATATGCTTAAAGTAATTTTCCTCAACACCTGTCAAGTCACAGAAAATGATTATATTCACGCGGCACACAGGTTAGTAGGTAAGCTAGAGTCATTAGGCCTCCCCAAGAGCTGAGGGGATCAGCCTTTCGACACACCTGTAACCCCTGTGCAACACACCTGTTGGGACTTCCGACTTAGCGCATGATACCTGTGCAAGAATACATGATGAGGTGTTTCAGAGTTTCAATTCACTTTAAGCActgtgagaaagaataaaatgtagcAATTGTACAGCAAGGagtatgtttttttaaacaaaaaatttaaaactgaattgaaaCCTTTGAAACTCATAGTCAAGAGATAGTAAATATTATCAACTCTATTTCTCAGAGTAAGACAACCAACTCCAAAGATTCAGTTGATATAAGAGTTAAATAATTCCTCAAGGTTTGTGAATGCTAGTTTAGCAATGTACTTTTAGGAGACCACAAAATGTTTAATACCTGCAACATCTCTAAAAAAGAtctaattttaaatagaaaacttgaatgtAGCTAACCGACTTATCAACTACTAATCAATTGGGTTTTTCTTcctattacatattttaaaaagtgaaaaccaaCTTCCTTATATCACCGTGTTCTGGTATCAAACTGATTCTTGCCTTCACAAGCTTACGTCTATTACACCAACTTTCTCAGATTCCAGTTACACTTTTGTAGGAGTTCTAAATACccacatttttgtaaaattaagtGTATGTTAGAATAGGTCTTATTGCATTTTAATGTAGAGGCGATCCATAAATAGGCAAAATATATCAATTATCTTCTCATTTAATTAAAGTAGTAAAGCGTATGGGTGAATTAGCCAGTGTTTGCTTCACgtgtcctttcttctttattaggCAAGCCCTTTGAGCTGTTCAAATTGCCTAAATGTCCCCTTTACAGTTTAAAACTCAGATTAACAAAATGCAACTGATGTTACCAATGCTAACATAATATGCCCTCTCTGGTTTCAGATTTTCTGAATCTTTAggacttgttcttttcctgttaCATTCTCATTCAAAAGATAGTTCCTCTGCCTCCCTCAGAAATACCTAAATAGATATTCTGCTGTAACCAGTAAAGATACTGTAAATGTATAGAAAGCATTCTGCCAAGGgaggaaaaaatttaattttcattaaattgaTTTCCTAACATGATGCTTTTATGCACCTATTTAGAACACTGTGGAAAACAAGCTAACCATTTTCCAACTGCGATATCAAAATGGAATGCATTTTGTatataatatctgaaaatatttcgAAAAATGGTCATATTTGCCATTTGTTACAAAATCGAACCAAAATGGGCAGAGAATTCTAGTTGAGAAAAACTACTTCTAAGttattgaaagaaaatgtattaaaagtGCACCATGAAACAATATACAAACATCTGATTATATTAAAATTGGTGATACTCAATATAAAGTAATAAGTGAATTCTGTTATCTTTGGATGTACATACTGAGCAATGAAGAATTGCACTGATTCCAAATATTACACTTTTCTAAGACCAGCTGAAATTTTTTCATGGCTGATAATACTTTATCCTAATGTATTACAAAATCAAATTAATTATCACAGGTGCATTTAAAACTATAGGGTGAATATAAGGTTGTGAGCTCAATATCTAATAAAAAACCACATTcatcatatgcaaatcaatcaaaTACTTGAAAGGCGCATGCACAGTATTATAGTGATTTTTGTTCAATGCATACCTGATTACAGTTGGAAAAAGCCTCAGACTTTGATCTTAGCCAGTTCCATTGACTCTTCGTGGAAGAGAGTGGAATCCAATCCTTCCCATTTTGGccaatctattaaaaaaaaaataagaatggacTATCCTCTAAATGGAACAAGTGCATAAATGAtggaaaataaaggataaaagaaTTGCAACTTCATGGCACATGCTTACATTCCATACTCTGCCGACAAGTCATGCATTAATTTTCACCAACtgcttatttttattagttctaagCACAATTACATGAccaaataaatgcagaaataaaaagcaaatagtaTTACCTAGATAAATGGCAATTTGTGATGCTGAATGACTCCCCACTTCTTTcccaaattcaatttatttattttttttgatctAACTTTCCTACTAGGAAAAATGGATATTAGGATTACTGTTTGTAAACCAAACTGATCAAAATTTCATTAAGCTTCATAATATTATGGAAGAGACAAACTCAGTTCCCTCTCAGAGAGCGCATCAGAAACCGCACCAACGAACCGACTCCTGCTGAACGCACTCACGCCCACGCTGTGCACACTTGTGCAACTGGGGCTTCTCAGAGCTACACTTTTGTTACCTGCAATACCTGCCAATTCTGAAAAGAATGGTGCAAGGACTGCTAAAATGTAGCAATAACTCTGTGCTCTTTAGATGTCAAAAGCATGCAGGGAAGTTAAATATAGGTTTGCTACAGGAGAAGGAGGTGTTAGGAAGAAAGCATCATCTGGTTTAAGAAATCTCTGTTGAAAAACCtaaaagtagtttaaaaatgCCTGTAAGTAGCATGATCTTAAGTAGACTGAGAACATGCATAGAAAAAATTTGTTAATAATTATTGATGGTACAAGTAAACATGAAAACAATAATGGCTGAAAGATAGAAAAACATAGAATCATTTATTATAGAGAGTACAAGGCATAGAGAGATTAGTAAGCTCTGGGTATCTTAAAGATGAATGGtcagaaattataattttaagaacTTGAGAAGGATAATATAAGTCAAATAGTTAAAACACAATAAAAGGATTCACCATAGatgggttaaataaaaataactttaagctTCTAAACAGAAATCT
Proteins encoded in this window:
- the PLAG1 gene encoding zinc finger protein PLAG1 gives rise to the protein MATVIPGDLSEVRDTQKVPSGKRKRGETKPRKNFPCQLCDKAFNSVEKLKVHSYSHTGERPYKCIQQDCTKAFVSKYKLQRHMATHSPEKTHKCNYCEKMFHRKDHLKNHLHTHDPNKETFKCEECGKNYNTKLGFKRHLALHAATSGDLTCKVCLQTFESTGVLLEHLKSHAGKSSGGIKEKKHQCEHCDRRFYTRKDVRRHMVVHTGRKDFLCQYCAQRFGRKDHLTRHMKKSHNQELLKVKTEPVDFLDPFTCNVSVPIKDELLPVMSLPSSELLSKPFTNTLQLNLYNTPFQSMQSSGSAHQMITTLPLGMTCPIDMDAVHPSHHLSFKYPFSSTSYAISIPEKEQPLKGEIESYLMELQGGMPSSSQDSQASSSKLGLDPQIGSLDDGAGDLSLSKSSISISDPLNTPALDFSQLFNFIPLNGPPYNPISVGSLGMSYSQEEAHSSVSQLPTQTQDLQDPANTIGLGSLHSLSAAFTSSLSTSTTLPRFHQAFQ